TTTCTGCACGCACTCGCCCCAGTAGCCTTGATTGGTTTAGTAATTCAGATAGGATTGCTATGCTTACTTTATCCAGATTTACGTTCCATCCAACCTTGTCAGCATAAAGTTGATGGGAATCATCGCATTTTTAAACCTTTATTTAATAAAACATTAGTTATCACGACAGGATTACTCATCGCCTTTGCTGTTGGCTTACCTCTAGCGGAGTCTGCTTTAGTTGCTGCTAGTTTGTTGTTGATTACGCGGCGACTTAAACCTCAGCGCATTCTCCAAAGAATAGATTGGAATCTGCTAGTGATGTTTTCGGGATTATTTATTCTGACGAGAGTGACAGAAAAATTAAATTTATTGCAGTTATTTACTCAAGCAGTAAACACTTCTGCAAGTTTTTTGAGTGTAACTGTTATCTTATCTAACCTAATTTCTAATGTTCCGGCTGTACTTCTATTACATCCTTTGATCCCCAAGGATGATACACAATATTGGCTATTATTAGCAGCTGGATCTACATTGGCAGGTAATCTAACTTTGTTTGGTTCAGTTGCTAACTTAATAGTCGTAGAAGCCGCTACGAATTTAGGCTATAAGTTGACATTTTTAGAGCATTTACGCTTTGGAGTACCGCTTACATTGTGTACTTTAGTTTTAACCTATTTGTGGATTCACTAAGTAATAGAAGATTGTTCAACCATGAGAAGCGTAAGACTACAGGCTTAAGATGCCTCTTTTTATAGACAGATACCAGACAGCTACTTTACGTCTATGAGATATGTAAGTTAATCTAGGTAAGAGTGAACTGTGTATCACATAATGCCAGTGTATGTAAATCACTCTGCTTTAGAGTCTTTTAGCTATCTGTAATAGGTTCAGCCGAAATTCAATAGATATTACTCGGATTGTACCTCTACATAGTAGAGAGACAAGTTACTCATTTATTGAGGCTATAAAATATGAGTTTTTGGGATTTGGAAATTGATGCTGAACTTGAACAATTAAAAAAAGAGTTAAAAAAACGCTACCTTGATAATGATTGTTCTTCTGAAGGGATGGAAAGTGTTATTGAACAATTAAACAATCTAGTAGGTATGCAGAATGTTAAAGATGAAATCAATACTCTAATAAATTTTTTGAAAATTCAGAAACTACGTCAAGAACAAAAACTTGCTACTGTTTCAGTTACACTTCACTCGGTTTTCTGTGGGTCTCCTGGAACTGGAAAGACAACAGTAGCGCGTCTAATGGGCGAAATCTACAAAGAATTGGGCATACTTTCTAAAGGCCATCTTGTCGAAACTGATCGATCTGGATTGGTAGCTGGTTATATTGGGCAAACTGCTATTAAAGTTGATGCAATCATTGAATCAGCATTAGATGGTGTACTTTTTATTGATGAAGCCTATGCATTAAAGCCAGAAAATTCACGTAATGATTTTGGACAGGAAGCTATAGATACTCTTTTGAAAAGAATGGAGGATTACAGAGATAGGTTAGTAGTGATAGTGGCTGGGTATAGTGAAGAAATGTCTAGATTTATAGATGCTAATCCTGGATTGCAGTCACGATTTAACAAATATTTTTATTTTGAAGATTATCAGCCCCACGAATTACTAAATATTTATGAAAAAATTTGTGAGCAGAGTCATTTCTGTCTGACTGAGCATTCACGAAAAACGCTACTAACTAAATTCAATGATTTATATGTAAGTCGAAATAATAAATTTGGTAATGGTAGGCTTGTGAGAAATATATTTGACAAAACTATTGAGAAACAAGCAAACAGGCTGGTAAAAATTCCTGGAGTCAGCAAAGAAATGATGATGGAAATTATACCCGAAGATATACCTTGATGATTAGGCTTTACCACAAAGATTTTTTTAGGACTGACTCTAAATTTTTTAAATATTTTCTAAGCTGAAAGCACCTGCTGAACTGTTAGAACTAATTCGGGGAAGGTCTGAGAAATAATTCTTTGGTTACTAGTAAATACAGCTTGCTTATAAGTGCTTTTATCTAACAGACCAACCGTGATTGATTAAAATTTAGTTTTCAGCTACAAAGCTGCATCAAAAATTTGTTGAGCAGTTAAATTTAGCTGAGGAAAAGTAGGGGAAACAATGGAGTTATTACCTCTAAAATCATTCATTTGGTATTCACCGTCAATCAGCTGGCATACAAATATAGTTGGCTGTTTAGGATTGCCAATAAAATTACGTCCACCTAGCGCAGCATAATCAGCAATCCAATATTCAGCTATACCCATTTGTTCATAATCGGCATATTTTTTGTAGTAATCATCACGCCAATTTGTACTTACTACTTCAACTACTAAAGAAACTGATGTACCTTGGCTAACTGTCGATGTTTTTTGCCACAAAGGTGCATTATTAAGATTATCAAGATTTAATAACAAAACATCAGGAGAATAAGCTGACTCAGCTTCAGGTGGTTTAACAAATGCAGTCTTAGGAATGGCATAGGGTAGTTCCATTCGATCGAACTCCACAGTTATTTTACATGCTATAAATGCCACAACTTTTTCACGATCGCCAGTTGGTGGTGCCATCTCAACGATTGTTCCATCATGTAGTTCGTAGGGTATTCCGTTATTTGGATACCACTTTATAAATTCATCAAAATTTACCAGCTTAGATAGAGCTTGTGCCATATCACTACATTTTCTAGTTATTTCATACTGTTTCCTTTTTCCTCATCTATTATGAATTTACCTCACACAAAAATGCAAAGACGCTCAAAACAACTTTGCGCCTTTGCGTGAGATTTTAATTCTAAATACTTTACGATGCTACCTGAGCAGCAGTTCTCGTCCGCCGTCTTCTACCATCGCTGACTTTTACAGGTGGT
The genomic region above belongs to Calothrix sp. NIES-2098 and contains:
- a CDS encoding arsenical pump membrane protein, whose product is MTVLQFAIYGVLALTYLGLAIGYIPGLRMNRATIALVGSAFLIALGAVNLPEAWQAIDANTIIFLLSMMVVNANLAYAGFFGRSLSMLLSITRSPLGLVIALTFSSGILSAVFLNDTIALIFTPFTLNLTQALGLNPIPYLLAIAGATNIGSVCTLSGNPQNILIGSFSNIPYLDFLHALAPVALIGLVIQIGLLCLLYPDLRSIQPCQHKVDGNHRIFKPLFNKTLVITTGLLIAFAVGLPLAESALVAASLLLITRRLKPQRILQRIDWNLLVMFSGLFILTRVTEKLNLLQLFTQAVNTSASFLSVTVILSNLISNVPAVLLLHPLIPKDDTQYWLLLAAGSTLAGNLTLFGSVANLIVVEAATNLGYKLTFLEHLRFGVPLTLCTLVLTYLWIH
- a CDS encoding putative ATPase; translated protein: MSFWDLEIDAELEQLKKELKKRYLDNDCSSEGMESVIEQLNNLVGMQNVKDEINTLINFLKIQKLRQEQKLATVSVTLHSVFCGSPGTGKTTVARLMGEIYKELGILSKGHLVETDRSGLVAGYIGQTAIKVDAIIESALDGVLFIDEAYALKPENSRNDFGQEAIDTLLKRMEDYRDRLVVIVAGYSEEMSRFIDANPGLQSRFNKYFYFEDYQPHELLNIYEKICEQSHFCLTEHSRKTLLTKFNDLYVSRNNKFGNGRLVRNIFDKTIEKQANRLVKIPGVSKEMMMEIIPEDIP